The genomic interval TCGAAATGGGCTTTGCtgctcccccgccctcccccaagCCTGGTGTTTTCCAAGTGAAAAGTGAGGCCTCAATCCCTCAGAGGGAACTGTGCAACAGCCAGATAGGCAAAGTGACCTCTGGGGATGTGCAAATTCGAGCATTGATTCCATAGCGGAGGCACCAGGCACCTTAGACTGAGGCAAGAGGGACCGGAGGGTTCTCTGTTCAAATGTAAATAGTAACTACCCTACACATTCAAGACAAACAATGGAGACTTTTCAGGACAAAAAGATGCAGGCAGCTAACATGCAAGTGATGCATTTGAATCTTTAAACTGAAGCGTCCTGAGTGGTGAGGCACTAGCACAGGTGGGACTGCTGAAGGCTGCGCTTGGCAGTGTGCAAAGATGGGTCCTGCCTGGGCCAGGGAAGGGCCCAGGACCTAAACAGGGTCTTACATCCAGGGTGGAGAGGGTGCAGTGAGAAGGTTGCAGGAATCCTGGCTGAGACGCTGGGGTAGTGGCCCCAGTGACAGCACCCCAACCTGAGGCCAAAGGAGGAGCCCCAGATTCCCGACGAGGCACAGAGGCCCTTCCTCTGAAGTGTCGGAAAGCAGAACGGGGCCAGCTCCGTAGAGGGAGTGTTTGCGGTCTGAAGGGAGTGAGGCCACGGAGTCCCTGAAAGGGATATTGAATGCTctcaaggggagagagagagagagtaggggTGCCAGGCCCCAGGGGTATGCTCTTTGCAACACAGCGCCCCAAGTTGTTTGGCCCAGGGAAGAATTGGCCTCACAGCCCCAGGGGTCTGATGGTGGAGCCCACAGTTTGCCTAGAGGCTGACCCTGTCCCTGACTGCCAAGCCTCAAATAGTCTTTCCCTAGCCTTCTTCCCTCTGGGCAAGAATTAAGGAAGTCTTGATGATTCCTCTTAGACAACCAGATCTCCTAAACACCACTTTTATTATGTATGCCACCACCTTGCTGGTAAAAGGCTCCTTATTACTTCTGAGATCTAGCCTCAAGCTGACTGCTGTTCGCTTATGCGCTCTCTGTCCctacctccccctccctctccctccctccctttcccccaaccCCTTTCCCTAAGTTCTGGTCACCCTTCAAGGTCTAGTTCAACTCCCATCTACTCCAAGAAGCCTTCAAAAGCAATTCCAACCATACTGGTCTGTCTCGCCTTTCTCTGAAACCTGTACCACAGAAGAGCATTTTTGccatttatgtttgtttgttccaTTTCCTCTAATTGTTTTATATACCTTTCCATACTTACGCTGGAAGTTTCCCAAGGGCAACAGCAAGAACTGTTGccttttttggttggttggttggttggttggttgcttGGTATCCCTCATAGCACCTATCAAAGTGTAGCTTATTCATTCGttcaaacatatttattgagtatgtaCTATGTGTCACGTACAGTTCTGAGTacagctgggggaaaaaaatcagaaaaaattccCTGCCCTCCTGAAGCTTACATTCGAGTGTTAGAGAGACAGAGTGACCCAGGAAGGGAGATAGGGAGTGTTGATGGGGTTTGCAATTTTCGATGAGGCGGCCAGAGCAGGCCTCAATGAGCTatctgaatgaagtgagggagtAGGGCAAGTAGCAGCGGAAATAGgcagggcaaaggccctgaggcaggagtgcgCTTGGCCTGTGTGAGGAACGGCCAGACAGTCCTGTCACAGGCCTCTTGTGCAAACAGCACTTCCTTGAGTGCACCCtgtgaaacttctagaagaaaaccacttgctgaagagcAAAAACCTTTAAGTCAATTAAATCCGGACTGATCATGTCACATTCATCTTCATGTTCTCTGTGGTGCCAGACGTTGTCTTCCCTACAGCCACCCCAAATAAACTTATAACCTAAGTCAGAGCAGTGTGCTTGCATGCTGTACACATGGCCTCCAATCAGATTGCTGGCCCTAAGCTCCTCCTAGGTGGAAATCCTGGAGTCACCCTGGACAGAGTCTCCGGCCTCCAGGAACGTAAATCCAGTGGCAGAAACTGACATGCACACAAACCTCTGTTTTATTTGCTATGGTACAGGAATTTGTCGAGTGCTACGGGCACACATATAGGAGGGAGTAAAGTATTTTGCATTTGGGGGTTaaagaagctaaaaaaataaGTGACATTTGAAGAATGGAAAAGCTTTCTGGGCAACAGAACAGCAAGAGGAAAGGTCTGTAGTGAGAATATACCAGAGGTGACAAACAAGTAGTAAGGGAAGTAGGCCAGGCCAGGGAGCTTAGGGCCTGTGCAGACAGGAGGCACATGCCCTCTTGATGAGGTGGCAGCCCTGTTTAGCACCCTCTGACAGCTGGCACAGTGAAACACAGGCCCAGTGTTATCAGAACTTCTGGTTTCTTAAGAGAAGCTAAAGATCTGGGGTGTTATGCAAAATcgcctgtttatttttcttcttcatttctggcATCTAcatctaaataaatataaacatgatgTGAACCAAACAAAATTGCCTGCAAGGGACATTCAGCCTGAAGGTGGCCAGCAGCTAGGAGGGCTAGAGCTCCCAGTGACTTGGGGAGCCTGGCTGGACATAAAGCTGGAAAGAGTTTGGGGAATCGGACACGAAGAAACAAGCCTGCAGGCAAAGGAGTTGGGACTGCCTTTTGTGGCATTTGAGGGGAGGGGGTGTCACTGAAGAAGCTTAAGCTGGGAGTGAAATGGTCAGATTTTCACATTGGGAAGGTCTGTCTCCTGGAGGGTGGATTTGAAGACCATTGTGATCTATAAGGGCAAGACGATAAGGACCTGAACAGAACAGTGGAGGTGAGGTGGGGCAAAGAGTAGATCTGAGAAATGTTCTCCCATCTAAGTGACCTCATGGCTTATTGGTGGGGTGAGCAGACTATGTACACTAGATACAGGGAAGGGAGGTGTCAAGGATAAGTTTTAGCATTAATCTCTCACTGATTTTTGGTGGGCATGAGGACAGTGGCTGGGTAGGGATAAAGTACAAAAGATAACAAAGTACGCTAGCTCAGAATTTCTCAATTATTGTCATTTTGTGCCGGGGAAGTCTGTTCTGGGGGACCACCCTGTGCATTGTTGGATGTTTcacagcatccttggcctctacccactagatccCTCAAGTTGTGACCGCCAAAAGTATCTCCAGACGTTGCTTCCACCGCAGAGGCAAAATCGCCCCTGTTTGGGAACCATTGCTCTAGTGTCAGGAGGGCAATTCCCTGTTTGctacttcccttttttctttgcaTTGCAGTGGCGCTGAGGGTCTGTTCTGGTTTCGCTTAGTAAAAGGTAGAAGACCTTTTGTGAGATTTTTGCTTAAGGAGCCAGAATTCTTGACTAAGCCCTTGGTCTGTGCTGGGGTctgtgtcctttttttaaaaaattttatttatttttggctgcattgggtcttcattgctgtgcacgggcgttctctagttgcggcgagcgggggctgctcttcattgcggtgcgcgggcttctcactgtggtggcttctcttgttgcagagcacgggctctaggcatgcgggcttcagtagttgtggcacaagggctcagtagttgtggctcacgggcttagttgctccgcggcatgtgggatcttcccagaccagggcttgaacccgtgtcccctgcattggcaggcggattcttaaccactgcaccatgagggaagcccGGGTCTGTGTCCTTTATGAACTCAGCAGGGGGCCTCTAGCTGGCTGGAAGGAGAGCTGACTTTGGAAAGAGGGACATCATTCTCTCCCCCCAGATACTTTCTTGTTTGTGCCCCTTTCTAACTCCatttacagaaaagaagaaagccttAGTGAGAAGGGTAAAGATCAAGAAAGCCAACAGGATGTACCAGTCAGCCCAGAACTCCAGCCACGACCAGCCAAAGCGAAAAGAACTGCAACTGGGAATCTCACACCCAAGTCATCAGGGCTCAATGGATTAAAGGTTAGAGCTAAACTTGATGTTGACTCATCAGGACTTTGATTACACTAAGCCAAAATGAGAGCTCTTTGTTTATTGCAGTTCCTGGAAAGCCTTGCATTTGTCTTCATCTTCTTGCACGCGGGGGCAGTGGCCTAACTCAATCAAGATGTTCTTTGAGTAAAAGTACACAGAGATTACAAATAAAAGTTTGATGCTGAAGAAACAGCATTCCTAACCCTCGCCTAGCCctacaaaaaaaattcttttttcaaatgtcGCATGACGTTTAGGGTCTAGAGGAAATGGAACTGACTCTAAGAGTCTTACCCATTACAGCAGGCCAGGACTGTCGAAGCCATGCCACCACgcttggttttttttcctcacaatGCGCACACTTTCAGGGCCTTTTCTGAAGGTTAATGACAAGTCGTGACccttatttttctaattgtttgcaGCCATTACTGTTCATTTCATTAAGGACTTGCTCAGTCTATGCCAGGCGGTGCCCATGATGGCACTCAGCCAGTTCCCAGGGGCTCCTGTTCCAACTGGAGACTTCTTAAAAGGCAGATGACATAATCATTTTGGAAACATTATTATAAACTTATTGTATAATGTTTATAGCAAATGTCAacaagtgtatgtgtgtggtgatggggaaggggaggtctTAGGTTAGAGAGTGGCTAGCCTATTTGTGGGGCGATTTAGAAATAATAGTAACCTCTCTCAGTTCTGCTGGTTTCGATAGTTTACACAGTGTTTTCATAAACATTATTTTGTTCAGTAATATACACAGGCAAGGATTCATTCTGAACTTTGGAGTGCAAGACTCAATATCTCAAAATTCAGCACGGGCAGGCCTGCCTTCTGGAAgcctctcctgcctctgccctcccaTAGGTTGTCCCTTCTTTGAGTTCCCTGTTCTTGCCTTATGATCGCCCCTCACACTGGCTGCAGCACTTTGTTGGCAGGGCCTGCTTTTAATGAGTGTCTACTGCAGTTTCTAGAAggacaataatatttattgaacttgaGGGCCTTAATTCCAAGAGTGAGGCCTTTGTTTCGGATAGGTTAAACATCCCCAGGCTCTTTGAGTAGGGTCTAGACTAGGTGTATTATCTGCAATTTTATTGCTATATTTTTTGCAAAAGATTTCAGGTGTGTCCATTGGCTTAATTCAACCAAAATACACCCTAGTTAGTGGGTCTCATCATCCATCCAGACATGACACTTTTTTTGGGGCGATAGTGCCAgaataaccccccccccccccagtggtGTACATGACCTAATCCCAGACAACTGTGAATATGtttgttaccttatatggcacaAGTGACgttgcaggtgtgattaaatcaaggatttttcaaaattaatttttattggagtatagttgatttacaatgttctgttagtttcaggtgtacagtaaagtgaatcagttatacatatacatatatccactcttttttagattcttttcccatataggccattacagagtattgagtagagttccctgtgctatacagtaggttcttattagttattaatCAAGGATtttgagatagggagattatcaTGGATTATCTGGTAGGtccaaatctatttttttccttaaaaaatttttttaaaatttatttttggctgcatcaggtcttagttgcggcatgcgggatcttcgccgcgcacgcgggcttctctctagctgaggcgcttgaactcagtagttgtggcgcgcaggcttagttgccccgcgggcatgtgggatcttagttccccgaccagggatcgaacttgcgtcccctgcactggaaggcggactCTTTACCACCGGGCCACCGGGGAAATCCTGGGGaaatcccccaccccccaatttttaaaaaatttgtacacAATTTAAAAAGGTTACACTCCGTTTACagctattacagaatattggctatactccccGTGTTGTGGAATACATCCTTAGAGCCTAtctacacccagtagtttgtacctcccactcccccacccctttatGGCCCCCCCAACCACTAGTTCCTTCTCTATATCTGGTAGGTCCAATCAAATCACAAGggtttttataaatgtaaaaggaaggcaggaaggtcAGAGTATGTGACGAGGGAAGCAGAGGTCTGAGTGGTACAGgaatgagccaaggaatgtaggcagtctctagaagctggaaaaggcaaggaaatagattctcccttagaacctccagaaggaacgcaGCTCTGCCTACACCtagattttagcccagtgagacttctgacttccagaactctAATATAATACAGCTgggttgttttaagtcactaaatttgtggtaatttgttacatcagGCACAGGAAACTAAAGGGTTCCCGTTTTCCTCCACCCTCAGCGTCATTAATCCTCATAGCCACCCACTTTCAACGTATTCAGTGCGCACCCTTCCCGCTCACCTTCCGTCTCTCAATATATATCTatcaaaaagaaagatgaagaaagttCTTGGTGAGCTTTGAAAAATCGAAGTACACAGTATGGCACTGTCcctcatatttataatttttctttctttcttttttttcttcgaCTCAACATTATGTCTCACCAGCTTTCAAATATACCTTTCGTCCCGTTGACAAAGCACACTCCCGCCAAGTCCCCTCCTTGGTCTTCCAAGTCCTCCCTGTGAGGTCAGGCCTGGGTTTACTAACCCCCGAGTCAGAATTTAGGAAACAAGGGCTCAGAGGCCAACGACTGGAAGCTTCGTCTCCAGACTCCCAGGCCAAGGCTCCTTCCCCGAGCCCGCCCTGCCCCGGTGCCCGGCAGGGCACAGCCCGGGGCCTGTCCGAGGCTCCGCCAGGCTGCACAGTCCGCACCGGGCCGGGCGGCGCGGGGGCCGCGCCGCAACACGGTCGGGGAAGTTCTGTCTGGCTCGGGATCGGACTCCGGGGGCGCGGTGGCGGCTCGGCTGCCGCGGGGCCAGGTGTCGCGCCGCGGAAGCCGCCGCGGGAGTCGCGGgcgccgcgccccgcccctcTGCCCTCGCTGGCCGCCTGGGGTTACCTGCGGCCTGTGGGCTGGGCGGCCCTTCCGGTCTGCGCCGGCCCCCGGCCTCCAGGGCGGCGGAGCCGGGAAGTGGGAGAGGGGGCGAAGGAGGCGGAGACTGCCGCGGCTGCAGCCCGGCCGGGCTCCGAGCGAGGGACTGCATGGAGCGGCCGGCGCGGCTTTGCGGGCTGTGGGCGCTGCTGCTCTGCGCCGGCGGCGGCGGGGTGGCCGCGCCCGCGGGTGAGTGCGGCCCCCGGGGCCCGGGGCGGTGGGGGTCGCGGCCGAGAGGCCAGCAGGGGCGCTCCGGGGCCGCCGCGGCGGGGGTGGGCGCCGGGGGCCGTCCCCACGACgccccgcggccgccgccgcctccctcGCCCGGCTAGAGGTGGGGGAACCGGAGCGGCCGGGCTTTCCCGGATcccgggcggcgggggcggcgacGGGGCCGGAGGACGACGACTTGTCGCCGCACTTCCCTCGGCCGTCGGGAAGCGGCGAGGAGCCTAGCGCCGGGGCCCAGGGCCGAAACGAGTCCGTGGCATCGGAGGGCAGCGGGGTCGGGAGCCGGAATGTCGCCGGTGCCCCCGGGAGGGGATGAGGGGCTGGGAGGCCGCGGGGACGGCGAGCGAGGTCCGGGCGAGGTGGGACGCGCCGGGGCTTCTTGCGCGGCCGGTCCAGCGAGGGGGTGGGAGTCGAAGGGAACCTCTAAAGCTCCTAGTCCCTGTAGGAAAAGGACGTGAGGGTCGCGGCCACCCCTGGCGTCCAAGAAATCCAGTGGGAATCCCGGAGCAGCATCCACGtggatgcctttttttccttttcctttattaacctttatattttggaataattttcaattgacagaaaagttgcaaagatagtatagAGAGTTCTCGTATACCCCTCACCCTGGTGCGGCAAGTTAAATTAATCAGCCAGAGTTACTGTGAAAAGTTGAGGGCTAATGAATTCCTCACGGCCAGCTTTTGCCATGAGTGGCCTTCTGGACATTTTTGGTGACGATAGTAGCTCCAAATTCGATAGGTTTTATTGTCACATTGACACAAACACCCACAATTTGTTTATTGCATTTTCAACCAGTGTGTTGTGCTTTGAAACCCAAGTTGAAATGTTGATTAGGAAACCTGGATGGCCTCTATTGATTCAGTCAACAAAACGTATGCACagtctcctctgtgccaggcagcgTCCTAGGGGCAGAGAGTGGAGCCGTGAGCAAAACAGGTCAAGTCCCTGCCCTTTGGAGTTTATATGCTGTTGGCAGTCAGAGGAAGGGGCCGGGGGGAGTAAAATATAAGGTATGTCAGATGGCGATAAGtactatggagaaaaacaaagcagggaaggGGTTTGCCATTGTAAATagggtggagtaggaagacctcCACTGAAAAGGTGGCATTTGAGTAGAGACTTGAGGGAGGTTTGAAGTTTGACAGTCAATGATTCAAGTGCCTGCCTTGTTTAGTACTGAGCCAGGCTCTGTAGGTTGGCTTAGAACCTTAGAGTATACTGCGTAATCGTTGCCCCCAGTTCACTTGGGGGGATCTGATTCCCATAATCATATGGGGCAGCTGCAGTCCAGAGAAGGGAGGGGGTCACCCATCTCTTTAGTCTCCTGATTTTCACAGTGCTACTCTAACCCCCTCCCTCCTACAGACTTCCTCCCCCCACGCACCTGGAACAACAAACAGCTGGCCCTCTAGTAATACTGGCAACCCCCAACTTAATCAGTTTTGTCACAGAAGTTCATTAGTAACTTGGTTACTTAGAAATAGACAAACTTTTTTCCCATTGGAAATATTGATAGAATTGCAtggtgaaataaaaaagaagaaaaacagtcaGGGGACTTGAGTTTTAGTGGTCTGACATTTCCCAGGTGTGGGACTTCAGGGCTTGTCATTTCCCCTTCCTTGTACagcagctttctcatctgtgatAGGAGGTTGAACTCCATAAGTTTTAAGGGCTCTTCCAGCTCTAATCTTTTGAGTGTTTATGAAAGATTAGGTTACCAGCTTAGTTTAGTCTATTTAGATTGGTAGCCCACATTGTGGCATGTCTTAATAACAACTAGCATTTATATAGTGTTTACTCTGCCGGGCAGCGTTCTAAGTTTTCCACTtgaactatttcatttaatttttacacaaTACCCTCTGTAGGTGCTGTTATTAGTCCTGTTTTGTatgtgaggaagctgaggcacagcaAGGCCCAGAGCTCTCCTAGGTGATAGAGTGGAGGAGCTAGGCTTCCAACCCTGGCAGCCTGGTTCCAGAGGCCATGCCCCTAACCACTGTATTCAGTGCCTCTCTCTGCAGAAGTGAAGGGAGTCCTTGGCTGGGAGAGGAGCTGGGCCCCTCCCAGAGCAGCAGGGCAGGACTGGTTGGCGCCCATGCAAGTATGTACAGGCCATTGGTATGAAGTGAATGATCATGTATTGGAGACTTGCTTTATAATTGCCAGACCGTGTAGTCCAAACAATAAGTACTGTAGGCGTTCagaagaggggaaactgagggctGGGAGTGTCGTGGAAGAGCTAAAATTTGAGCTAGACTTTTAGGGTGGGTGACATTTGAGTAGGTGGAGGAGCAGTTGTTCCCAGTTGGGGGGAATAGCAGCTACAGAGGCCCAGAAGTAAGGGTGAGGGTGCCCTTTTGTGCTCAGCGAGGAGCCCAGCTTGGCAGGAGGGTGCACTGGCAAAATCAGTCCAGGCAGAAGGGCTTCATTTGCCCTTGAAGCTGAGTGGGGCGCAGCGTGAGGGAAATGACACTAGAGGAGAAGCCAGCAGGGAGACTTGACTGAGTGTGGGGAATCACTGGAGTACGAAGCTACGAAGGGATCTAGGGTTGGAGGTGGCCACGAGAAAGATGTGTTGTGCACACCTTCTGTCCAGGCCCGTGCCTTACTGCTGTATGTCTGCCTGGCTCACGGGGCCCAGCAGAGCACATTAGTGTGACTGGGATGATTAAGAGAGGtgttgcagggcttccctggtggcgcagtggttaagaatccacctgctaatccaggggacatgggttcgagccctggtccgggaagatcccacatgctgtggagcaactaagcccatgcaccacaactactgagcctgcgctctagagcccacgagccacagctactgagcccgtgtgccacaactactgaagcccgtgtgcctagagcctgtgctccgcaacaagagaagcccccactcgctgcaactagagaaagcccatgagcagcaatgaagacccaatgcagccaaaaataaataaataaataaataaatttattaaaaaaaaagtgttgcaaAAAACTCTGAAAGAGGTTGATGACTGAGTAGATGTAAAGGAAGGAGATGGATGACTCGTGTATAACTCTTGtgatttccttgacttttcccgCAATATGCATGCTTCTGCCAGCTCCTGTGATTGAACAAGAGAGAGCAAAAACTTTTAGTTAAGTAACATGCCTTATTATTAGAAACAGCATTGATCATGTTAATTCATAATTAGAATGGGATCTTGTGCTAGATTACCACACAGACTCGCTTGAggtttgaagtatagttgagggAGCTACTTGagtccctctctccttcccgCTCCCCTTTCTGGTCAGTGATCAACCCCTAAGAAATGGTTAGAATTAGATGCCTAAGGAAAGCTTATCAGGCAGAGAAGCTTGTTGTGTCTCTAAGGCCATGGACACATATCAATTCCATAGAAAACCAAAGCAACGGTTTAGACCTATTTCGTctcttcagaaagaaa from Balaenoptera musculus isolate JJ_BM4_2016_0621 chromosome X, mBalMus1.pri.v3, whole genome shotgun sequence carries:
- the LOC118888348 gene encoding translation initiation factor IF-2-like produces the protein MQSLARSPAGLQPRQSPPPSPPLPLPGSAALEAASEGRGAGRGARDSRGGFRGATPGPAAAEPPPRPRSPIPSQTELPRPCCGAAPAPPGPVRTVQPGGASDRPRAVPCRAPGQGGLGEGALAWESGDEASSRWPLSPCFLNSDSGVSKPRPDLTGRTWKTKEGTWRECALSTGRKLLETAYIPWLIPVPLRPLLPSSHTLTFLPSFYIYKNPCDLIGPTRYREGTSGWGGHKGVGEWENILIELGHCPRVQEDEDKCKAFQELQ